The following are encoded together in the Raineyella sp. LH-20 genome:
- a CDS encoding Gfo/Idh/MocA family oxidoreductase: protein MSQHMSHPVPTEAPVPGASTVPASAPVLRVGLAGYASASWLHVGPIVAAGGQVSAVATRHPERRAQAAADTPGVRIVDDLNALLRLPDLDLVVLSTPSGMHHAHALQVIEAGVPVVVEKPLGVHAGEVREVVAASRAAGVPLTVFLQRRWDPAHLVVRRLAAEGTLGDLWRLEYRWERWRPEPRHRWREDTPASRGGGQLLDFGPHMVDLAVQLFGPVASVYAEMAAHRQVSDDDTHLALRHTDGRVSHLDIGSLVAAPGPRLRLIGSAGTYVHNDFTDNGKVVPIYPDLADAPGACGWLYRGPQEREPVVRSAGDSADFYRLLFADLRGPDPMAHLPVPPDDVVHIAEILDAAQHSAQTGQVVAVARGGAAV from the coding sequence ATGTCCCAGCACATGTCCCACCCGGTCCCGACCGAGGCTCCTGTACCTGGAGCCAGCACCGTCCCCGCCTCCGCTCCGGTATTGCGCGTCGGCCTCGCCGGATATGCCTCGGCCAGTTGGCTGCACGTCGGGCCGATCGTGGCGGCCGGCGGTCAGGTCTCCGCGGTCGCCACCCGACACCCCGAACGTCGCGCCCAAGCGGCGGCCGACACCCCGGGCGTACGGATCGTCGACGACCTGAACGCCCTGCTGCGGCTGCCGGACCTCGATCTCGTCGTGTTGAGCACGCCCAGCGGGATGCACCACGCCCACGCCCTCCAGGTGATCGAGGCGGGGGTGCCCGTCGTGGTGGAGAAGCCGCTCGGGGTCCACGCGGGTGAGGTGCGCGAGGTCGTCGCGGCGTCGCGGGCCGCCGGGGTGCCGTTGACGGTGTTCCTGCAGCGTCGCTGGGATCCGGCCCACCTCGTCGTCCGTCGGCTCGCCGCCGAGGGGACGCTCGGCGACCTGTGGCGGCTGGAATACCGCTGGGAGCGCTGGCGCCCGGAGCCGAGGCATCGGTGGCGCGAGGACACCCCCGCGTCGCGCGGCGGCGGACAACTGCTCGACTTCGGGCCGCACATGGTCGACCTGGCGGTCCAGCTGTTCGGGCCGGTGGCGTCCGTGTACGCCGAGATGGCCGCGCATCGTCAGGTCTCCGACGACGACACCCACCTGGCCCTGCGGCACACCGACGGGCGGGTGAGCCATCTGGACATCGGTTCGCTGGTTGCGGCACCGGGGCCGCGGCTGCGGCTGATCGGCAGTGCCGGAACGTACGTCCACAACGACTTCACCGATAACGGCAAGGTGGTGCCGATCTACCCCGATCTGGCCGACGCCCCCGGTGCGTGCGGCTGGCTCTACCGTGGGCCGCAGGAGCGCGAGCCGGTCGTACGATCCGCGGGGGACTCGGCCGACTTCTATCGGCTGCTGTTCGCCGACCTGCGCGGGCCCGACCCGATGGCCCACCTGCCCGTGCCGCCGGACGACGTCGTGCACATCGCCGAGATCCTCGACGCCGCGCAGCACAGCGCCCAGACCGGCCAGGTCGTGGCGGTGGCCCGGGGCGGAGCCGCGGTCTGA
- a CDS encoding AEC family transporter encodes MLAALLQVVLPVAIVALVGMVLARKFVLDPDTIGKINLYGLTAPLAFDSLMKTKVTLGEGLVLGGALLLVSALGALLAWAVTFRSPRSTQAGVVGAVVLGNNGNFGLPIALLALGQVGMDQAMILFVVSLVVMFTVGPILMGSGGGLLTGLKTFAALPVTWAMALAGVLRLLHWQLPIGVSRGIELLAGAAVPMVLLALGVQLTQSRRLHLTRPVLAAVGLRVVAFPLLAFAVAALLRMDAMSTSSLLLACAMPTAVNAFMLAREYGSDPETAASAVALSTLLSVGTLTFVISVLPASIV; translated from the coding sequence GTGCTCGCCGCTCTGCTCCAGGTGGTCCTGCCGGTGGCGATCGTGGCCCTGGTCGGCATGGTGCTGGCGCGGAAGTTCGTCCTGGATCCGGACACCATCGGCAAGATCAATCTGTACGGGTTGACCGCGCCGCTGGCGTTCGACTCGTTGATGAAGACCAAGGTCACCCTCGGCGAGGGGCTGGTCCTCGGCGGGGCACTGCTGCTGGTGTCGGCACTTGGTGCCCTGCTCGCCTGGGCTGTGACGTTCCGCTCGCCGCGGAGCACTCAGGCCGGGGTCGTCGGGGCGGTGGTCCTCGGCAACAACGGCAACTTCGGCCTGCCGATCGCCCTGCTGGCGCTCGGCCAGGTCGGGATGGACCAGGCGATGATCCTCTTCGTGGTCTCTCTGGTGGTGATGTTCACCGTGGGGCCGATCCTGATGGGCTCCGGCGGCGGGCTGTTGACCGGTCTGAAGACCTTCGCCGCCCTGCCGGTGACCTGGGCGATGGCACTGGCCGGGGTGCTGCGGCTGCTGCACTGGCAGCTGCCGATCGGGGTCTCCCGCGGGATCGAACTGCTCGCCGGCGCAGCTGTCCCGATGGTCCTGCTGGCGCTGGGGGTGCAGCTCACCCAGTCTCGTCGGCTGCACCTCACCCGGCCGGTGCTCGCCGCGGTCGGCCTGCGGGTGGTCGCCTTCCCGCTCCTCGCGTTCGCCGTCGCCGCCCTGCTGCGGATGGACGCCATGTCGACCAGCAGCCTGCTGCTGGCGTGTGCCATGCCGACGGCGGTCAATGCGTTCATGCTCGCTCGGGAGTACGGCTCCGACCCGGAGACCGCGGCCAGTGCCGTCGCGCTCAGCACCCTGCTCAGTGTCGGGACGCTGACCTTCGTGATCTCGGTGTTGCCCGCGTCGATCGTCTGA
- a CDS encoding glycosyltransferase family 2 protein yields MPDLQSPPLDPTYPRPGEQAAEDEPGRGDPAADARPRPGSPRPDSRWAAASASYYPSFTHAAPSAHAVTTARFAAGLTAALWLAVVLDTLRLMGPHPSTLRLTSVAVLLLAVTGLCVSAVLHQVGRAATLRALRTHRRTARTELDRHFRFSHAALTVLVPTYAEGLAAIRATLWSAALQEFPRLRLVLLIDDQPFPAAPAARARLQAMRRLPGEIALQLEEPRRFCTAALERFRAAPGPEVTVGEVRRLVDAYEQAALWLRDLAADEATDDPTGTFLVDQVFLGLAEDLLGDAESLREGLARGTRPGAVEMLDRHRRLVRLFSVETDSFERRRYASLSQVPGMATNLNCYLSLMGRAWRIVRTRTAEVLVPAAEGEAADRVVPDADYVLPLEVGSLLVRDHCLRLAHEMEQPGNTDVALIQAPSCAIPGATTTVGQVAGATTDLRHLDDLGRTALDAALWNGGSAVIRRPALDEVATERPERGFRVRAYLQDRTATADTETSMDLAARGWRVANYPERLSYRQAPSDIGALVTQRRRRARGGSALVPRIRDVVVARRVRGQRVDRVGVLLQVDRLAAPAWTCPAVILPLVLIAVGTPVSPLAVLATAPFLVARAADLRRVGHQAVDLLWVQLLDLALLPVEFAGALTARRRGRTPSSRTRSSRTLRRSTRATPRSRRSASRH; encoded by the coding sequence GTGCCCGACCTCCAGTCGCCGCCTCTCGATCCGACGTACCCGAGGCCGGGCGAACAGGCGGCCGAGGACGAACCGGGGCGCGGCGACCCGGCGGCCGACGCGCGACCCCGCCCGGGCAGCCCCCGCCCCGACAGCCGCTGGGCAGCGGCCTCGGCGAGCTACTACCCGTCGTTCACCCACGCCGCGCCGTCGGCGCACGCGGTGACCACGGCCCGGTTCGCCGCCGGGCTCACCGCGGCGCTGTGGCTTGCGGTCGTCCTCGACACCCTGCGGCTGATGGGCCCCCACCCGTCGACGCTGCGGCTGACCTCGGTCGCGGTGCTCCTGCTCGCCGTGACCGGCCTGTGCGTCTCCGCCGTGCTCCACCAGGTGGGTCGGGCCGCGACGCTGCGGGCGCTGCGTACGCACCGCCGGACGGCGCGGACGGAACTGGACCGGCACTTCCGGTTCTCGCATGCCGCGCTGACGGTGCTGGTGCCGACGTACGCCGAGGGGTTGGCGGCGATCCGAGCGACGCTGTGGTCGGCGGCCCTGCAGGAGTTCCCGCGTCTCCGGCTGGTCCTGCTCATCGACGACCAGCCGTTCCCGGCCGCACCGGCCGCCCGCGCCCGGCTGCAGGCGATGCGCCGGCTCCCGGGCGAGATCGCCCTGCAGTTGGAGGAACCGCGACGGTTCTGCACCGCGGCGCTGGAACGGTTCCGGGCCGCGCCCGGGCCCGAGGTGACCGTCGGGGAGGTCCGCCGACTGGTCGACGCGTACGAACAGGCCGCACTGTGGCTGCGTGATCTGGCCGCCGACGAGGCGACGGACGACCCCACCGGCACCTTCCTCGTCGACCAGGTGTTCCTCGGGCTGGCCGAGGACCTGCTGGGAGACGCCGAAAGTCTCCGGGAGGGTCTCGCGCGGGGGACGCGGCCCGGTGCGGTCGAGATGCTCGACCGGCACCGGCGGCTGGTCCGGCTCTTCTCGGTCGAGACCGACTCCTTCGAACGGCGGCGCTACGCGTCGCTCTCGCAGGTGCCGGGCATGGCGACGAACCTCAACTGCTACCTGTCCCTGATGGGCCGAGCCTGGCGGATCGTCCGGACCCGTACGGCGGAGGTGCTGGTGCCGGCCGCCGAGGGCGAGGCGGCGGACCGCGTCGTCCCCGACGCCGACTATGTGCTGCCGCTCGAGGTCGGCTCGCTGCTGGTGCGCGATCACTGCCTGCGACTGGCACACGAGATGGAGCAGCCGGGCAACACGGACGTCGCGCTGATCCAGGCCCCGTCCTGCGCGATCCCCGGCGCCACCACGACGGTCGGTCAGGTCGCCGGCGCCACCACCGACCTGCGCCACCTCGATGACCTGGGCCGGACCGCCCTCGACGCCGCCCTGTGGAACGGCGGGAGCGCCGTGATCCGCCGGCCCGCTCTCGACGAAGTGGCCACCGAGCGCCCCGAACGCGGCTTCCGGGTGCGGGCCTATCTCCAGGACCGTACGGCGACCGCGGACACCGAGACCAGCATGGACCTCGCGGCGCGGGGCTGGCGGGTGGCGAACTACCCGGAACGCCTCAGCTACCGGCAGGCCCCCTCCGACATCGGCGCACTGGTGACCCAGCGGCGGCGACGGGCCCGCGGCGGGTCGGCCCTGGTGCCGCGGATCCGCGACGTCGTCGTGGCTCGCCGGGTGCGTGGGCAGCGGGTGGACCGGGTCGGCGTGCTGCTGCAGGTGGACCGACTCGCGGCGCCCGCCTGGACCTGCCCGGCGGTGATCCTGCCGCTGGTGCTGATCGCCGTGGGCACGCCGGTGAGTCCCCTGGCGGTGCTCGCGACGGCGCCGTTCCTCGTCGCGCGGGCGGCGGACCTGCGTCGGGTCGGCCATCAGGCGGTTGACCTGCTGTGGGTGCAACTGCTGGATCTGGCGCTGCTGCCGGTGGAGTTCGCCGGCGCACTGACAGCGCGGCGGCGGGGGCGTACGCCGTCGTCCCGTACGCGGTCCTCCCGTACGCTCAGACGATCGACGCGGGCAACACCGAGATCACGAAGGTCAGCGTCCCGACACTGA